The genomic window CTCACGCCAGCCGGTTCACGGGGAGCCGATGCGCATCTCAACTACCAACACATGCTCATCATGAGAATTGCATGACGTGCGTACACGGGTGCATCAAACGAAAGCAATCCTCGGCCCATGGAGCAGCAATCCAAGCGCGTACCCAGACAGAAGCATGACCGCGTTATCCTCCAATTCGTTTGTCTCCCGCCGAGTCCATCACCTTCACCGTGACTGACCACCCCCAGGACTATGACTGCTTCTACGCCCAGGTATTTGAGAACAAGAACCCAGCCCTCAAATCGCGAGCCCTGGGAGTGAAGCAAAAAAATATTCTGGCCACCTGCAACTATAATGCCCGGGGGCTTGGTGTGAAGAAGTTGATGCTGATATCCGAAGCTAAGAAGATATGCAAAGACCTGGTGCTCGTGGATGGGGAGGATTTGACGCCATTTCGTGATGTGAGCAAAATTCTATTCAACTTTCTTCGGTCGCATTCATGGAATAATAGGGTAGAGCGGCTGGGGTTTGACGAAGTGTTTATGGGTAAGCGGCAGTTGTTGCTTTTTCTGGACATTACTTCTAACTTGATGCAGATGTGACCGATGTCGTCGACTACAATATTGAATGCCTCAACGCAGGTTGCTTATCACATTCCTTCTTTCATCTATCCAAAACAGACCCTCAGGATGGATTCAAGTGTAATTTTACGGCCATTGCGGGCTGTGTTGAAGGCACCGTCCCGGACGAGGCACCTCTAGAAAACAAAACCTACCTAAGACTCTTGCTTGGTTCTCATCTCGCAAACCATCTACGCACAAAGATGGAGGAAGATTATGGGTATACGTCAACTTGTGGGATATCAACCAACAAGCTCCTTAGTAAACTGGTGGGAAGCCGTAACAAACCCCGCAATCAGACGACGCTAATGGCCTTGAATGAACAAGACGTTATTGCGTTCATGGACAGCCACAAGACAAGGCAAATACCAGGACTGGGGTTCAAGACTTCTATGCAATTAGAGTCTCAGGTTCTTGGGGAAGAGGTTGACGCAGACTCCCATTCATTTACTTCGGCGGTTTACGCTCGAGATGTCCGTCTGCATCCATCAATATCCCCAGGGTTCATAGAGACTCTTCTCGCCGGTCCTGGAGCCGAGAGGGGAGTTGGTGTCAGGGTATGGGGTCTCTTGCATGGTATTGATCAAACGCAAGTCAAAGAGGCCGGCGACATTCCGTCACAAATAAGCATTGAAGATACATACAAAGGACTAGAGACCATGACCCAAATCACGGAAGAACTGCACAAACTTTCGTGTTCGCTCATCCGGCGAATGAGAATAGATCTCCTTGCTCTAGAACACAATGCAGAGAAGCCGGGGACACAACGATGGATTGCTCGGCCAAAAACCCTGAGGCTTGCAATCAGATCATGGCCGACGAGACAAGGCCGCAGTTCTGCTTCAAATTTCAGTCGAATATCCCGATCTGGCCCCTTGCCTGGCTTAGTTTTTGACGCATCGGCTGATATAGACGCATTAGCGCAGAAACTAGTTGCGGAAGCTCTCCTACCCCTTCTACGACGGCTTGAAACCGCTAAAGGACACAAGTGGAACTTGCAGTTGATTAATATATGTGTTGCAAACATGGTGGTCGGCGCAGGAGATGACAAACAAGGCTCAGGGCGGGACATTTCTGTCATGTTCAGGAGGCAGGATGAAGTGCTTCGTCCGTTTAAACTGGAGCCACTATCCGATGATGAGGCGCCTTCTGAAGTTAGCACTGGTGATGCGGAAGGCTTGGGGTCCGGTGTGGACTGGAATGGTTCAGACAATTCTGTTTGTCAAGATTGTGGCCATTCTTTGCCGTCCTTTGCTATGCCAGCGCATTTGAGATACCACGAAATGGGAGAATAGTGTCCATTTGACTTTGAGGTGGTGATTCTCGACTGTCATGATCCAAAACAAGCTGCTTGCCATGCCCACGTGTTCCTCGGGTAGTGGACGGCCTGGTCTACTGGCTGCGTATTGAGAGAAGCAAtcctggtggtggtgacatCTAGAACAATAGGAAGAGGCAAGACTGATAATGGAGCGGTAGGGCCGACGGGGAACAATGCCGGCTGCCGGTTGTgtcatgatggcattgaagCCTTCCTTCGTACTCAGCAAACAACGGTGATTGTATACGCGTGACCTTGGGCGCAAACGGGGTCACCGTAACAACTCCCGTTCGGCGAGGCCCTGTACGACTTGTAGCGGACAAGAATAATGGCTAGTCGTCAAACTGCAACTTGGAGGGCATGGCCGTCGCGGTATCATCGCTGACTGTTTTCTTTTCATTAGCGAGTTAGCCCGGGATCATTGAAACAGACGTGGTCATTCAGGGGATTTCGGGTGTTATTCACAGGCCTTGGTCTGCTATAACAAGCACACATCTAATCACATTGGCAACATCTTCGAAAAGAATGAATACAAGTATGTGCAATGAACACAAAGCACACAGGTTTACCGCCAAGTCGCCTTCTAGGTTGTTCAAGAAGACGAGCTACCCCCGTGTCCCGCGTCTCAAAGGAATATATTGGTGCACGGAACGGCTGGAGGCATCCTGTGCACAAGTAGCATTGTAGATGTCGGCAATCGGTTTTTTCACTGGTGTGCTATTGAACGAAGAGCTACCACCGTTACTGGAGCTTCAAGAAGGTGAGGATTCCTTCTGCACAGCCGATGGCTCCCTCGGCCTAGTCGACGTGACACCACGCCCAAAAGTCCAGTCCATCGACTTCCATCAACACTCTCCCATGTGCTCATGATTGGTCCGACACTTGCTGTTAGagctgccagctggccgGCAGCTGCGGCAGCTGTCAACTATTAAGTCGCTGTAGCAGGTCAATACCAGACGGctccttccttctccttgtgGAGTTGTTGTAACTGCTGGTGTTGCCATCCTTTCAGCTTCCACATTTTAAATCGAATCTGAACAAAAGGTAAGAGATCCTGTGGCAAAATGGCATGTTCTTCCATCTTTGAGTCCTTCTTGAGTCCACTTATAGAAGCAGGCTGTTTCGTCTTTGCCTTCTAAACATCTTTGTTTGGCTCCTGTCCGTGACTTTTTCTTTATTCACTCCCTTTTCTCAGGCCATAGTTTGTGGAACTTGGAAACACGGTCAAGGTTTGTGAATTTCGCTGCCTTTCCTAATCCCTCGACACATAAGAGCCGCGCTGTTCTCGCCGTTTCTAAGGCTTTTCAGGTATCATCGCTTCATAACTCTGACATACTCATCATGGGGCGTGGCCGCGGCAGTGGGCATCAACCGGCTCGCAGACCAGCTGACCTGACTGGAATAATTTCCATTGCCGAGAAAAACGCATTCGTTTCCCTTGTCAACACTATTACGGATAACATGCAGAAGGATGTGAGCAACCCATTTGACTCGCTTCCTGTGCGTCCAGTCCTTGGAGATAACGGACAGGGACAGTGGCTTTCACTccctcttcttcgccatcagGACGAGAACAAAGAGAATACTTTGACGGGCAAAACTTTCCGTGGAAATATTCCAGACACGTACTCCACGACGCATACCAAGTCTCACCACGCCGTTGAGACGGAGGAGAGCGCAAGGTTCCAACCGCTCGGGGAACTGAAGAAAGAAACCCTCGTGTTCTTCAGAAAGTGGAAATCGAGCGTCTTGCAGAGGTTTACAGAAATAAATGTCAACGATATGACTGCTGAAACTTCAGGTCCTTATGGTCGGGGACGCAGTGACCGTGGGGTGTACCGTGCTGCTCGTGGCGGTCGTGGTGGACGAGGAGGCTCAACAGGTACGGCGTCTAATAATATCTCACACTAAGCTTAACTGAGTACTTCcctt from Metarhizium brunneum chromosome 2, complete sequence includes these protein-coding regions:
- the POLI gene encoding DNA polymerase iota — translated: MEQQSKRVPRQKHDRVILQFDYDCFYAQVFENKNPALKSRALGVKQKNILATCNYNARGLGVKKLMLISEAKKICKDLVLVDGEDLTPFRDVSKILFNFLRSHSWNNRVERLGFDEVFMDVTDVVDYNIECLNAGCLSHSFFHLSKTDPQDGFKCNFTAIAGCVEGTVPDEAPLENKTYLRLLLGSHLANHLRTKMEEDYGYTSTCGISTNKLLSKLVGSRNKPRNQTTLMALNEQDVIAFMDSHKTRQIPGLGFKTSMQLESQVLGEEVDADSHSFTSAVYARDVRLHPSISPGFIETLLAGPGAERGVGVRVWGLLHGIDQTQVKEAGDIPSQISIEDTYKGLETMTQITEELHKLSCSLIRRMRIDLLALEHNAEKPGTQRWIARPKTLRLAIRSWPTRQGRSSASNFSRISRSGPLPGLVFDASADIDALAQKLVAEALLPLLRRLETAKGHKWNLQLINICVANMVVGAGDDKQGSGRDISVMFRRQDEVLRPFKLEPLSDDEAPSEVSTGDAEGLGSGVDWNGSDNSVCQDCGHSLPSFAMPAHLRYHEMGE